The following are from one region of the Persephonella sp. genome:
- a CDS encoding type II toxin-antitoxin system CcdA family antitoxin, producing the protein MATIKKTISLPEELYKEAENLSQNFSEIVKESLSEYIKKKKIEKALSTAGDFKDIKETGIEYVDRIRNEDISLEEERIGR; encoded by the coding sequence ATGGCAACCATAAAGAAAACAATTTCATTACCAGAAGAGTTATACAAAGAAGCAGAGAACTTATCTCAAAATTTTAGTGAAATAGTCAAAGAGTCTCTCTCTGAGTACATAAAAAAGAAAAAAATAGAAAAAGCTCTTTCCACTGCAGGAGATTTTAAGGATATTAAAGAAACAGGAATAGAGTATGTAGATAGAATAAGAAATGAAGATATATCCTTAGAGGAAGAAAGAATTGGCAGATAA
- a CDS encoding nucleotidyltransferase domain-containing protein: MKEFVKHSLTNREKKALREIKNFINQTFGESKVFVYGSKAYGESTQESDLDLLIIVPNLNWKVKKKIINKITEINWKYDTNISPIVVSKEEWIKYPTMPLFQEVKKKGLVV; this comes from the coding sequence ATGAAAGAGTTCGTTAAACATAGTCTTACAAATAGAGAAAAGAAAGCACTAAGAGAAATTAAGAATTTCATAAATCAGACTTTTGGAGAAAGTAAAGTCTTTGTTTATGGCTCAAAAGCCTATGGAGAATCTACGCAAGAAAGCGATTTAGATTTACTAATAATAGTTCCAAATTTGAATTGGAAAGTAAAGAAAAAAATCATCAACAAAATTACAGAAATAAATTGGAAATATGATACCAATATAAGTCCAATTGTTGTTTCAAAGGAAGAATGGATTAAGTATCCGACAATGCCTTTATTCCAAGAAGTTAAAAAGAAGGGATTGGTCGTTTGA
- a CDS encoding HEPN domain-containing protein produces MKEKIIDYWIEKSRKSLKSAILEYQQGYLDLAVNRLYYAIFYITNAYFFQKDKYFKKHSGLRANFHKELVKKIKQTKFMENFMMNYLKQEKREIINLLLALKKNKLRNG; encoded by the coding sequence TTGAAAGAAAAGATAATTGATTATTGGATAGAGAAGTCCCGTAAAAGCTTAAAATCTGCAATTTTAGAGTATCAACAGGGATATTTAGATTTAGCAGTAAACCGTCTATACTATGCCATTTTTTATATTACAAATGCTTATTTCTTTCAAAAAGATAAGTATTTTAAAAAGCATTCTGGATTAAGAGCAAACTTCCATAAAGAATTAGTTAAAAAGATAAAACAAACAAAATTTATGGAAAACTTTATGATGAACTATTTGAAGCAAGAGAAGAGGGAGATTATAAACCTTTTGTTAGCTTTGAAAAAGAACAAGTTGAGGAATGGATAA